The Candidatus Thorarchaeota archaeon genome includes a region encoding these proteins:
- a CDS encoding GTPase translates to MSKEEKIKVIIMGAAGRDFQNFNSHFRDNPKYEVVAFTAQQIPGIGDREYPPELSGDLYPDGIKIYPEEKLPELVEKFDIDQCILSYSDLSYDYVGHKIAWVNSLGPDIRFMGPDLTMYESEKPVVAVCAVRTGCGKSQTSRRVNQIFVDKGLTPINIRHPMPYDPDLTMQIAQRYEKLEDMDKYRCTIEEREEYEPMINMGVTLYAGVDYEKIIRQAEDEDPDVITWDGGNNDFPFYKPDLLIVLTDPHRPGHEVSYYPGETNLQMADVVIINKVETADYDNVREVRKNIMEVNPEATIIEAASPISVQEPEKIKGKRVIVVEDGPTVTHGNMPYGAGYVAAQRFGAEIVDPRPFAVGSIQDTFEKYTHLEDVLPAMGYGKEQMKELQETIEKADVDAVVIGTPIDLARLIDIDKPNTRVKYDLQEIGKPDLEDILTEFVEEQGIK, encoded by the coding sequence ATGAGTAAAGAAGAAAAAATCAAAGTAATCATTATGGGTGCGGCTGGACGCGACTTCCAGAATTTTAATAGCCATTTTAGAGACAATCCAAAATATGAGGTAGTCGCTTTCACTGCACAACAAATCCCGGGAATCGGAGATAGGGAATATCCGCCCGAGCTTTCAGGTGACCTATACCCCGACGGTATCAAAATCTACCCGGAAGAGAAGTTGCCTGAGTTGGTTGAGAAATTCGATATTGACCAATGCATTCTATCGTACAGTGACCTTTCTTACGACTACGTGGGCCACAAGATTGCGTGGGTCAATTCTCTTGGTCCAGACATACGGTTCATGGGCCCAGACCTCACGATGTATGAGAGCGAGAAGCCAGTTGTTGCAGTTTGTGCTGTCAGAACTGGATGTGGTAAGAGTCAGACTTCGAGGCGTGTCAATCAGATATTCGTAGATAAGGGATTGACCCCGATTAACATCCGTCACCCCATGCCATACGATCCTGACTTGACCATGCAGATTGCCCAGCGATATGAGAAGCTCGAAGATATGGACAAGTATCGGTGTACGATTGAAGAGCGAGAAGAGTACGAACCAATGATCAACATGGGCGTCACTCTCTATGCAGGTGTTGACTATGAGAAAATCATCAGGCAAGCAGAGGATGAAGACCCAGATGTCATTACGTGGGACGGCGGCAACAACGACTTCCCGTTCTACAAGCCTGATCTCCTCATCGTCCTTACAGACCCACACAGACCAGGCCACGAAGTATCATACTACCCAGGAGAGACCAACCTCCAGATGGCTGATGTCGTGATTATCAACAAGGTTGAAACAGCGGACTACGATAATGTCCGGGAAGTTAGAAAGAACATCATGGAAGTCAACCCTGAGGCCACGATAATAGAGGCAGCATCACCGATATCGGTTCAAGAGCCAGAGAAAATCAAGGGTAAGAGAGTCATCGTCGTGGAGGACGGCCCCACAGTCACTCACGGCAACATGCCATATGGTGCAGGTTACGTTGCAGCTCAGAGATTCGGTGCAGAGATAGTCGATCCAAGACCATTTGCAGTCGGAAGTATCCAAGATACCTTCGAGAAATACACTCATCTTGAGGATGTCCTGCCAGCAATGGGCTACGGCAAGGAACAAATGAAGGAGCTACAGGAGACCATTGAGAAGGCTGATGTTGATGCAGTTGTTATAGGTACACCCATCGACCTAGCGAGACTTATCGACATCGATAAGCCAAATACACGGGTCAAGTATGACCTGCAAGAAATTGGTAAGCCAGACCTCGAAGACATTCTCACCGAGTTTGTAGAAGAGCAAGGCATCAAGTAG